The Agromyces sp. LHK192 genome includes a window with the following:
- a CDS encoding CPBP family intramembrane glutamic endopeptidase yields the protein MESAVRSRIEIAIVLALSLGASAVYSIVSIVARVTDDRPLGDQSAAINQSRSTREWLDFTYQFLDVVFGVAVVALVLYLLWRPGVDPFRRIGFDLTRPGRDVASGLALVAVIGIPGLALYAAGRALGFTVAVVPAPLDTHWWTIPILVLAALKAALVEEVIVVGYLFTRLRELGVGPWATILSSALLRGTYHLYQGFGPFVGNVAMGIVFGWCYNRWGRTMPLVVAHWVLDMVSFIGYPLALMWWPALFAAPSA from the coding sequence ATGGAAAGCGCCGTTCGCTCGCGGATCGAGATCGCCATCGTGCTCGCGCTCTCGCTCGGCGCGTCGGCGGTCTACTCCATCGTGTCGATCGTGGCGCGGGTGACCGACGACCGCCCGCTCGGCGACCAGTCCGCCGCGATCAACCAGTCGAGGTCGACCCGCGAATGGCTCGACTTCACGTACCAGTTCCTCGACGTCGTGTTCGGCGTCGCCGTCGTCGCGCTGGTGCTGTACCTGCTGTGGCGGCCCGGCGTCGACCCCTTCCGCCGCATCGGCTTCGACCTGACCAGGCCCGGCCGCGACGTGGCATCCGGTCTCGCCCTGGTCGCCGTGATCGGCATCCCCGGGCTCGCACTCTACGCCGCCGGACGCGCCCTCGGATTCACCGTCGCGGTCGTCCCGGCCCCGCTCGACACCCATTGGTGGACGATCCCGATCCTCGTGCTGGCGGCGCTGAAGGCGGCGCTCGTCGAAGAGGTGATCGTCGTCGGCTACCTGTTCACGCGACTGCGCGAGCTCGGCGTCGGCCCGTGGGCCACGATCCTCTCGAGCGCGCTGCTGCGCGGCACCTACCACCTGTACCAGGGGTTCGGGCCGTTCGTCGGGAACGTCGCGATGGGGATCGTGTTCGGGTGGTGCTACAACCGGTGGGGGCGCACGATGCCGCTCGTCGTCGCGCACTGGGTGCTCGACATGGTCTCGTTCATCGGCTACCCGCTGGCGCTGATGTGGTGGCCGGCGCTGTTCGCCGCTCCGTCGGCCTGA
- the gcvP gene encoding aminomethyl-transferring glycine dehydrogenase, which translates to MPSTSSTFDLDAFGRRHIGTTPADHARMLAELGHDTIDDLMAAAVPTAIRMGEVLSSAIPAAATEREALAELAALAEQNTVRTSMIGLGYSGTITPAVIQRNVLENPSWYTAYTPYQPEISQGRLEALINFQTMVEDLTGLDIANASMLDEATAVVEGMLLARRASKAKSDRFIVDADALPQTIALLRSRAEAVGIELVEASLDETTDVVALGDHFGVFVQYPGASGRVWDPSLVIAASKEQGALAVVAADLLALALVTSPGELGADVAVGTSQRFGVPMGFGGPHAGYMAVRKGLERQLPGRLVGVSVDASGAPAYRLSLQAREQHIRREKATSNICTAQVLLAVMASMYAVYHGPRGIRHIATSTAQKAQALAGVLTGYGLTLAADAYFDTLRVHVPGLAGNVVARARELGVNLWEADEATVHVAVDETTTPEQLALVAHAFGLPEGHEVAVDVTAAPAQLPEGLRRTSSYLEHPVFNTHQSETQMMRYLKTLADRDYALDRGMIPLGSCTMKLNAATEMQAVTWPDFANLHPFAPEGDVVGTLGMIEQLESWLAEVTGYDTVSLQPNAGSQGELAGLLAIRGYHLANGEADRDICLIPSSAHGTNAASAVLAGMRVVVVACDELGNVDLADLRAKIAEHADRISALMITYPSTHGVYEHDVADITQAVHDAGGQVYVDGANLNALLGFARFGDFGGDVSHLNLHKTFCIPHGGGGPGVGPVAAKAHLAPYLPGHPLAQRADHAGGFVHGGGPVSAAPYGSPSILPISWSYVRMMGAEGLRDATAAAVLGANYIASRLREHFPVLYTGENGLVAHECILDLRPLTAATGVTVDDVAKRLIDYGFHAPTMSFPVAGTLMVEPTESEDLAELDRFIEAMIAIKAEADAVGRGEWPADDNPLRNAPHTAESVIAGEWEHPYTREQAVYPVRSLVRNKYWAPVRRIDQAFGDRNLVCACPPVEAFA; encoded by the coding sequence ATGCCTTCCACGTCCTCGACGTTCGACCTCGACGCCTTCGGGCGCCGCCACATCGGCACCACGCCCGCCGACCACGCCCGCATGCTCGCAGAGCTCGGCCACGACACGATCGACGACCTCATGGCCGCCGCCGTGCCCACCGCGATCCGCATGGGCGAGGTGCTCTCGAGCGCCATCCCGGCCGCCGCGACCGAGCGCGAGGCGCTCGCCGAGCTCGCCGCCCTCGCCGAGCAGAACACGGTGCGCACCTCGATGATCGGCCTCGGCTACTCGGGCACGATCACCCCGGCCGTGATCCAGCGCAACGTGCTCGAGAACCCGAGCTGGTACACGGCGTACACGCCATACCAGCCGGAGATCTCGCAGGGCCGGCTCGAGGCGCTGATCAACTTCCAGACGATGGTCGAAGACCTCACGGGCCTCGACATCGCCAACGCGTCGATGCTCGACGAGGCCACCGCCGTCGTCGAGGGCATGCTGCTGGCACGTCGCGCGTCCAAGGCGAAGTCCGACCGGTTCATCGTCGACGCCGACGCGCTCCCGCAGACGATCGCGCTGCTGCGCTCGCGCGCCGAGGCCGTCGGGATCGAGCTCGTCGAGGCATCCCTGGACGAGACGACCGACGTCGTCGCCCTCGGCGACCACTTCGGCGTCTTCGTGCAGTACCCCGGGGCATCCGGCCGCGTATGGGACCCGTCGCTCGTGATCGCCGCCTCGAAGGAGCAGGGCGCCCTGGCCGTCGTCGCCGCCGACCTGCTCGCGCTCGCGCTCGTCACGAGCCCGGGCGAGCTCGGCGCCGACGTCGCCGTCGGCACGTCGCAGCGCTTCGGCGTGCCGATGGGCTTCGGCGGCCCGCACGCCGGGTACATGGCAGTGCGCAAGGGCCTCGAGCGCCAGCTGCCGGGCCGCCTCGTCGGCGTGTCGGTGGATGCCTCGGGCGCACCCGCGTACCGGCTCAGCCTCCAGGCCCGCGAGCAGCACATCCGCCGCGAGAAGGCGACCTCGAACATCTGCACCGCCCAGGTGCTGCTGGCCGTGATGGCCTCGATGTACGCCGTCTACCACGGCCCCCGCGGTATCCGGCACATCGCGACGTCCACCGCGCAGAAGGCGCAGGCGCTCGCGGGCGTGCTCACCGGCTACGGGCTGACGCTCGCCGCCGACGCGTACTTCGACACGCTGCGGGTCCACGTGCCGGGTCTCGCCGGCAACGTCGTCGCCCGCGCGCGCGAACTCGGCGTGAACCTCTGGGAGGCCGACGAGGCGACCGTGCACGTCGCGGTCGACGAGACCACCACGCCGGAGCAGCTCGCCCTCGTGGCCCACGCGTTCGGCCTGCCCGAGGGGCACGAGGTCGCCGTCGACGTCACCGCCGCGCCCGCGCAACTGCCCGAGGGCCTGCGCCGCACGTCGTCCTATCTGGAGCACCCGGTGTTCAACACGCACCAATCCGAGACGCAGATGATGCGGTACCTGAAGACCCTCGCCGACCGCGACTACGCGCTCGACCGCGGCATGATCCCGCTGGGCTCCTGCACGATGAAGCTCAACGCGGCGACCGAGATGCAGGCCGTCACCTGGCCCGACTTCGCGAACCTGCACCCGTTCGCGCCCGAGGGCGACGTCGTCGGCACGCTCGGCATGATCGAGCAGCTCGAGAGCTGGCTCGCCGAGGTCACCGGCTACGACACGGTCTCACTGCAGCCGAACGCGGGCAGCCAGGGCGAGCTCGCGGGCCTGCTCGCGATCCGCGGCTACCACCTCGCGAACGGCGAGGCAGACCGCGACATCTGCCTCATCCCGTCGAGCGCGCACGGCACGAACGCGGCCTCCGCGGTGCTCGCCGGCATGCGCGTCGTCGTCGTCGCGTGCGACGAACTCGGCAACGTCGACCTCGCCGACCTGCGGGCGAAGATCGCGGAGCACGCCGATCGGATCTCGGCGCTCATGATCACCTACCCGTCGACGCACGGCGTGTACGAGCACGATGTCGCCGACATCACGCAGGCCGTGCACGACGCCGGCGGCCAGGTGTACGTCGACGGCGCGAACCTGAACGCGCTCCTCGGCTTCGCGCGATTCGGCGACTTCGGCGGGGATGTCTCGCACCTGAACCTGCACAAGACGTTCTGCATCCCGCACGGCGGCGGCGGCCCCGGCGTGGGCCCGGTCGCGGCGAAGGCGCACCTCGCGCCCTACCTGCCGGGGCACCCGCTCGCGCAGCGCGCCGACCACGCGGGCGGCTTCGTGCACGGCGGCGGCCCGGTCTCGGCGGCACCGTACGGTTCGCCGTCGATCCTGCCGATCTCGTGGTCGTACGTGCGCATGATGGGCGCCGAGGGCCTGCGCGACGCGACGGCGGCGGCCGTGCTCGGCGCGAACTACATCGCCTCGCGCCTGCGCGAGCACTTCCCGGTGCTCTACACGGGTGAGAACGGCCTGGTCGCCCACGAGTGCATCCTCGACCTGCGGCCGCTGACCGCTGCGACGGGCGTCACGGTCGACGACGTGGCCAAGCGCCTCATCGACTACGGCTTCCACGCGCCGACCATGTCGTTCCCCGTGGCGGGCACACTCATGGTCGAGCCGACCGAGTCGGAGGACCTCGCGGAACTCGACCGCTTCATCGAGGCGATGATCGCGATCAAGGCCGAGGCCGACGCGGTCGGCCGGGGCGAGTGGCCGGCCGACGACAACCCGCTTCGGAATGCGCCGCACACCGCGGAGTCGGTCATCGCGGGGGAGTGGGAGCACCCGTACACCCGTGAACAGGCCGTCTACCCGGTGCGCTCCCTGGTGCGGAACAAGTACTGGGCGCCGGTGCGGCGCATCGACCAGGCGTTCGGCGACCGCAACCTCGTGTGCGCCTGCCCGCCGGTGGAGGCGTTCGCGTAG
- the gcvT gene encoding glycine cleavage system aminomethyltransferase GcvT, whose protein sequence is MSETTNETATPSTEGRSRQSPLHAVHEAAGASFTDFAGWDMPVRYTSDLAEHHAVRQHAGLFDLSHMGEIVVVGPEAGEALDYALAGKLSAIAEGQAKYSLLLARDGGVIDDLVVYRTGEDRFLVVANAGNREVVAAELVDRTAPFDVEVYDESDDVALIALQGPDALAVLQETPGFGVQGPGNDEEDFRAAVESLKYYRSVAAEYEGEPVLIARTGYTGEDGFELYLSPDRAAGLWAALRETGGPRVVPCGLASRDTLRLEAGMPLYGHELGLDTHPSQAGLGRVVALSKEGDFVGRSGIEQGTAADAPVLVGLTTDGRRAPRAGYAVHAGTGADAPKVGVVTSGALSPTLGHPIAMAYVAPESAEPGTTLAVDVRGTRIEATVVAMPFYRRSA, encoded by the coding sequence ATGAGCGAGACGACGAACGAGACCGCGACGCCGTCGACCGAGGGCAGGTCGCGCCAGAGCCCGCTCCACGCCGTGCACGAGGCCGCCGGCGCCTCGTTCACCGACTTCGCCGGGTGGGACATGCCGGTCAGGTACACGTCCGACCTCGCCGAGCACCACGCGGTCCGGCAGCACGCCGGCCTGTTCGACCTGTCGCACATGGGCGAGATCGTGGTCGTCGGACCCGAGGCGGGCGAGGCGCTCGACTACGCCCTCGCCGGCAAGCTGTCGGCGATCGCCGAGGGGCAGGCGAAGTACTCCCTGCTGCTCGCGCGCGACGGCGGCGTGATCGACGACCTCGTCGTCTACCGCACGGGCGAGGACCGGTTCCTCGTCGTCGCGAACGCCGGCAACCGCGAGGTCGTGGCCGCCGAGCTGGTCGACCGAACGGCGCCCTTCGACGTCGAGGTGTACGACGAGAGCGACGACGTCGCGCTCATCGCCCTCCAGGGCCCCGACGCGCTCGCCGTGCTGCAGGAGACGCCCGGGTTCGGTGTGCAGGGCCCCGGCAACGACGAAGAGGACTTCCGCGCCGCGGTCGAGTCGCTCAAGTACTACCGCTCGGTCGCCGCCGAGTACGAGGGCGAGCCCGTGCTCATCGCCCGCACCGGGTACACGGGCGAGGACGGCTTCGAGCTGTACCTCTCGCCCGACCGTGCGGCGGGCCTCTGGGCGGCGCTGCGCGAGACCGGCGGCCCGCGGGTCGTCCCGTGCGGGCTCGCGAGCCGCGACACCCTGCGCCTCGAGGCGGGCATGCCGCTCTACGGCCACGAGCTCGGCCTCGACACGCACCCGTCGCAGGCGGGCCTCGGCCGCGTCGTCGCGCTGTCGAAGGAGGGCGACTTCGTCGGCCGGTCGGGCATCGAGCAGGGCACGGCAGCGGATGCCCCGGTGCTCGTCGGCCTCACCACCGACGGCCGCCGCGCCCCGCGCGCCGGATACGCCGTGCACGCCGGGACCGGCGCGGATGCCCCGAAGGTCGGCGTCGTCACGAGCGGTGCGCTGTCGCCGACGCTCGGGCATCCGATCGCGATGGCCTACGTCGCCCCCGAATCCGCCGAGCCCGGCACGACGCTCGCCGTCGACGTGCGCGGCACCCGCATCGAGGCGACCGTCGTCGCGATGCCCTTCTACCGCCGGTCCGCCTGA
- a CDS encoding ABC transporter substrate-binding protein: protein MKIKRIGVAAIALAAAGALTLAGCTSGGTESTEGATSSSVITVNNTEPQNPLVPTNTNEVGGGLVLQNIFAGLVYYDAEGAVHNDVAESIETDDAQTYTITIREGLTFTNGDPVNAESFVKAWNYGAALDNAQLSSYFFESIEGFSYDENVDELSGLEVVDDLTFTVTLSQPESDFPLRLGYTAYFPLPESAWEDIDAFGENPVGNGPYMLDGEGAWAHNERIDLVKNDDYDGPREAANGGVDMILYANTDAAYADLQGGNLDIIQEIPDSALQTFETEFEGRSVNMPAAANATITIPERLAHFAGDEGKLRRAAISKAIDREEITDVIFNGTRTPAKDFTSPVIDGYSEEIPGSEVLDFDATEAKDLWAQADAIAPWSGTFEIAYNADGPNQGWVDAVANQLKNNLGIEAAGAPVPTFAELRTSVVDRVIATPFRTGWQFDYPSLYNGLGPIFGTGAGSNDGDYSNPEFDALLNEGAAATEVEAGIEKFQQAQEILFQDLPAIPLWYTNGMGAWGESVDNVEFGWDTWPILYEVTKSE from the coding sequence TTGAAGATCAAGAGAATCGGCGTCGCCGCCATTGCTCTTGCTGCAGCGGGCGCGCTCACGCTCGCCGGCTGCACGAGCGGTGGAACCGAGTCGACCGAGGGCGCGACCTCGTCGTCGGTCATCACCGTCAACAACACCGAGCCCCAGAACCCGCTGGTCCCGACCAACACCAACGAGGTCGGCGGCGGTCTGGTCCTGCAGAACATCTTCGCGGGCCTCGTCTACTACGACGCCGAGGGCGCGGTCCACAACGACGTCGCCGAGTCCATCGAGACCGATGACGCGCAGACCTACACCATCACCATCCGCGAGGGCCTGACCTTCACGAACGGCGACCCGGTGAACGCGGAGTCGTTCGTCAAGGCGTGGAACTACGGTGCCGCGCTCGACAACGCGCAGCTCTCGAGCTACTTCTTCGAGTCGATCGAGGGCTTCAGCTACGACGAGAACGTCGACGAGCTGTCGGGCCTCGAGGTCGTGGACGACCTGACCTTCACGGTGACGCTGAGCCAGCCCGAGTCGGACTTCCCGCTGCGACTCGGCTACACCGCGTACTTCCCGCTCCCCGAGTCGGCCTGGGAAGACATCGACGCGTTCGGTGAGAACCCGGTCGGCAACGGCCCGTACATGCTCGACGGCGAGGGCGCCTGGGCGCACAACGAGCGCATCGACCTCGTCAAGAACGACGACTACGACGGCCCGCGCGAGGCGGCGAACGGCGGAGTGGACATGATCCTCTACGCCAACACCGACGCTGCGTACGCCGACCTGCAGGGTGGCAACCTGGACATCATCCAGGAGATCCCGGACAGCGCGCTCCAGACCTTCGAGACCGAGTTCGAGGGCCGTTCGGTCAACATGCCGGCCGCCGCGAACGCGACCATCACGATCCCGGAGCGCCTCGCGCACTTCGCGGGCGACGAGGGCAAGCTCCGCCGTGCGGCGATCTCGAAGGCGATCGACCGCGAGGAGATCACCGACGTGATCTTCAACGGCACCCGTACCCCGGCGAAGGACTTCACGTCGCCGGTCATCGACGGCTACTCCGAGGAGATCCCCGGCAGCGAGGTCCTCGACTTCGACGCGACCGAGGCGAAGGACCTGTGGGCTCAGGCCGACGCCATCGCCCCGTGGAGCGGCACGTTCGAGATCGCCTACAACGCCGACGGCCCGAACCAGGGCTGGGTCGACGCGGTCGCCAACCAGCTGAAGAACAACCTCGGCATCGAGGCCGCCGGTGCTCCGGTGCCGACGTTCGCCGAACTCCGCACCTCGGTCGTGGACCGCGTCATCGCGACGCCGTTCCGCACCGGATGGCAGTTCGACTACCCGTCGCTGTACAACGGCCTCGGCCCGATCTTCGGTACCGGCGCCGGCTCGAACGACGGCGACTACTCGAACCCCGAGTTCGACGCGCTCCTCAACGAGGGTGCTGCGGCGACCGAGGTCGAGGCCGGCATCGAGAAGTTCCAGCAGGCGCAGGAGATCCTGTTCCAGGACCTCCCCGCCATCCCGCTGTGGTACACCAACGGCATGGGCGCCTGGGGCGAGTCGGTCGACAACGTCGAGTTCGGCTGGGACACCTGGCCGATCCTCTACGAGGTCACCAAGAGCGAGTAA
- the gcvH gene encoding glycine cleavage system protein GcvH — MTDVTTLKYTADHEWVRIDGDTVTVGITDFAAEKLGDIVFVELPGAGTSVSAGSVVGEIESTKSVGELIAPLDGEVVEANQAVVDSPELVNSDPFGEGWLIRVTATELPALLSHDEYLALTGE, encoded by the coding sequence ATGACCGACGTCACCACCCTCAAGTACACCGCCGACCACGAGTGGGTCCGGATCGACGGCGACACCGTCACCGTCGGCATCACCGACTTCGCCGCCGAGAAGCTCGGCGACATCGTCTTCGTCGAGCTGCCGGGCGCCGGCACCTCGGTGAGCGCCGGATCCGTCGTCGGCGAGATCGAGTCGACCAAGTCCGTCGGCGAGCTCATCGCACCGCTGGACGGCGAGGTCGTCGAGGCCAACCAGGCCGTCGTCGACTCGCCCGAGCTCGTGAACAGCGACCCGTTCGGCGAGGGATGGCTCATCCGCGTCACCGCGACCGAGCTGCCCGCGCTGCTCAGCCACGACGAGTACCTCGCCCTCACGGGCGAGTGA